A genome region from Micromonospora peucetia includes the following:
- a CDS encoding HelD family protein, whose product MLYRRLDELREQAADRLTDELRATGGTLQARSQRDSAVRMHADQVEQFSAVESGLCFGRLDTDGGDPHYIGRIGIFDTSGDYDPLLMDWRAPAARAFYLATAANPQGVRRRRHLRTRERKVVALNDEVLDLATASPTAHEELTGEASLLAALNAGRTGRMRDIVETIQVEQDRIIRADLPGVLVVQGGPGTGKTAVALHRAAYLLYTHRDQLSTRGVLMVGPNATFLRYISQVLPALAETGVLLRTPGDLFPGVSARRSEPAATAALKGRAVMVDVLAAAVRDRQWVPDEPLEIELPQQEVLRLDPETVRAARDRARRSDRPHNLARALFDVEIVHALAAQVAERIGADPLGGENLLDEADVAEIRRELREEPEVQAVLDRLWPVLTPQRLLADLYAATDRLAVAAPMLTDAERAMLHREPGGWTPADAPLLDEAAELLGEDERAATARRERIRAMQREYAEGVLEIARGSRSIDVEDEAEGGEILGVTDLIDADRLLERQEEADRLTTAQRAAADRGWAFGHVIVDEAQELSPMAWRLLMRRCPSRSMTIVGDVAQTGALAGTPSWADALEPYVAQRWRLEELTVSYRTPAEIMAVAAEVLAEIDPALRPPRSVRSSGLPPWDRAVPPQRLTAELVAAATREAAGLDDGRLGVIVPAGRVDELGAALTAALPEAAVGEDPELESRAVVLTVDQAKGLEFDSVLLVDPDRIVAESPRGRSDLYVALTRATQRLGILRPT is encoded by the coding sequence ATGCTCTACCGCCGGCTGGACGAGCTGCGTGAACAGGCCGCCGACCGGTTGACCGACGAGCTGCGGGCGACCGGCGGCACCCTCCAGGCCCGCTCCCAGCGCGACAGCGCGGTGCGGATGCACGCCGACCAGGTCGAGCAGTTCTCCGCCGTGGAGAGCGGCCTCTGCTTCGGTCGGCTCGACACCGACGGCGGCGACCCCCACTACATCGGCCGGATCGGGATCTTCGACACCAGTGGCGACTACGACCCGCTGTTGATGGACTGGCGCGCCCCGGCGGCCCGTGCCTTCTACCTCGCCACCGCGGCCAACCCCCAGGGGGTCCGTCGCCGCCGGCACCTGCGCACCCGGGAACGAAAGGTGGTCGCGCTCAACGACGAGGTGCTGGACCTGGCCACCGCCTCCCCCACCGCACACGAGGAGCTGACCGGCGAGGCGTCGCTGCTCGCCGCGCTCAACGCCGGCCGCACCGGCCGGATGCGCGACATCGTCGAGACCATCCAGGTCGAGCAGGACCGGATCATCCGCGCCGACCTGCCGGGCGTGCTGGTGGTGCAGGGTGGCCCGGGCACCGGCAAAACCGCGGTCGCGCTGCACCGCGCGGCGTACCTGCTCTACACCCACCGGGATCAGCTCTCCACCCGGGGCGTACTCATGGTCGGTCCGAACGCCACGTTCCTGCGCTACATCTCCCAGGTGCTCCCGGCGCTGGCGGAGACGGGCGTGTTACTGCGCACCCCGGGCGACCTCTTCCCCGGGGTCAGCGCCCGCCGCAGCGAGCCCGCCGCGACGGCCGCGCTGAAGGGCCGCGCGGTGATGGTCGACGTGCTGGCCGCCGCCGTCCGGGACCGGCAGTGGGTGCCCGACGAGCCGCTGGAGATCGAGCTGCCGCAGCAGGAGGTGCTACGGCTCGACCCGGAGACCGTCCGCGCCGCCCGGGACCGGGCCCGTCGGTCCGACCGGCCGCACAACCTGGCCCGGGCGCTCTTCGACGTCGAGATCGTCCACGCCCTCGCGGCCCAGGTGGCCGAGCGGATCGGTGCCGACCCGCTGGGCGGGGAGAACCTGCTCGACGAGGCCGACGTGGCGGAGATCCGCCGCGAGCTGCGCGAGGAGCCCGAGGTGCAGGCCGTGCTGGACCGGCTCTGGCCGGTGCTCACCCCGCAGCGCCTGCTCGCCGACCTGTACGCCGCCACCGACCGGCTCGCCGTCGCCGCGCCCATGCTCACCGACGCCGAGCGGGCCATGCTGCACCGCGAGCCGGGCGGCTGGACGCCGGCCGACGCACCCCTGCTGGACGAGGCGGCCGAGCTGCTCGGCGAGGACGAGCGGGCCGCCACCGCCCGTCGGGAGCGGATCCGGGCCATGCAACGGGAGTACGCCGAGGGCGTGCTGGAGATCGCCCGGGGCTCCCGCTCCATCGACGTCGAGGACGAGGCCGAAGGCGGTGAGATCCTCGGCGTGACCGACCTGATCGACGCCGACCGACTGCTGGAACGACAGGAGGAGGCGGACCGGCTGACCACCGCGCAGCGGGCCGCCGCCGACCGGGGCTGGGCGTTCGGGCACGTGATCGTCGACGAGGCGCAGGAGCTGTCGCCGATGGCATGGCGGCTACTGATGCGCCGCTGCCCGAGCCGTTCGATGACGATCGTCGGGGACGTGGCGCAGACCGGCGCCCTGGCCGGCACCCCGTCCTGGGCGGACGCGCTGGAGCCGTACGTGGCGCAGCGGTGGCGGCTGGAGGAGCTGACCGTCAGCTACCGCACCCCGGCCGAGATCATGGCTGTCGCCGCCGAGGTGCTGGCCGAGATCGACCCAGCGCTGCGCCCACCCCGCTCCGTACGCTCCAGCGGGTTGCCGCCGTGGGATCGCGCGGTGCCGCCGCAGCGGCTGACGGCGGAGCTGGTGGCCGCCGCGACCCGGGAGGCGGCCGGCCTGGACGACGGCCGGCTCGGGGTGATCGTGCCGGCCGGCCGGGTCGACGAGTTGGGCGCCGCGCTCACCGCCGCCCTGCCCGAGGCGGCCGTCGGCGAGGACCCGGAGCTGGAGAGCCGGGCGGTGGTGCTGACCGTCGACCAGGCCAAGGGCCTCGAATTCGACTCGGTCCTCCTGGTCGACCCCGACCGCATCGTGGCGGAGTCACCGCGGGGCCGCAGCGACCTCTACGTCGCCCTCACCCGCGCCACCCAACGCCTGGGCATCCTCCGCCCCACCTGA
- a CDS encoding sporulation protein, with amino-acid sequence MVFKKMLSAFGVGGPSVDTVLANPNTRPGLTLEGQVNLLGGDAPAKIEQVVLGLVTRVEIEGHDAEYAGVMEFHRMQVSGPLQLAPKQQLAIPFQLPVPWETPITDVYGQRLRGMTMGLRTELAIARAVDKGDLDQVNVHPLPVHERILEAFQQLGFRFKHADLERGHIRGTQQTLPFYQEIEFFASPQYASTIKEVELTFVTSPHGLEVILECDKRGGFLAPGHDAFGHYRVSHDEAGRTDWAQVVDGWLRETTSRYGSLRGGHGFGGQGHKFGGHGHGHGRGVGMGGVVAGAALGAVGGMIVGDMIGDAFEGDSGEDFGGFEE; translated from the coding sequence ATGGTCTTCAAGAAGATGTTGAGCGCATTCGGCGTGGGCGGCCCAAGCGTCGACACCGTCCTGGCCAACCCGAACACCCGACCCGGCCTGACCCTTGAGGGGCAGGTGAACCTGCTCGGCGGCGACGCGCCGGCCAAGATCGAGCAGGTCGTCCTCGGCCTGGTCACCCGGGTCGAGATCGAGGGCCACGACGCGGAGTACGCCGGCGTCATGGAGTTCCACCGGATGCAGGTCAGCGGCCCGCTCCAGCTCGCCCCGAAGCAGCAGCTCGCCATCCCCTTCCAGCTTCCGGTGCCGTGGGAGACCCCGATCACCGACGTCTACGGGCAGCGGCTGCGCGGCATGACGATGGGGCTGCGCACCGAGCTGGCCATCGCCCGCGCGGTGGACAAGGGTGACCTGGACCAGGTCAACGTGCACCCGTTGCCGGTGCACGAGCGGATCCTGGAGGCGTTCCAGCAGCTCGGCTTCCGGTTCAAGCACGCCGACCTGGAGCGCGGCCACATCCGCGGCACGCAGCAGACGCTGCCGTTCTACCAGGAGATCGAGTTCTTCGCCTCGCCGCAGTACGCGAGCACCATCAAGGAGGTCGAGCTGACCTTCGTCACCAGCCCGCACGGGCTCGAGGTCATCCTCGAGTGCGACAAGCGCGGCGGGTTCCTGGCCCCTGGGCACGATGCCTTCGGCCACTACCGGGTCTCGCACGACGAGGCCGGCCGGACGGACTGGGCGCAGGTGGTCGACGGCTGGCTGCGGGAGACCACGTCCCGCTACGGCAGCCTGCGCGGCGGCCACGGCTTCGGCGGTCAGGGCCACAAGTTCGGCGGGCATGGGCACGGGCACGGCCGGGGCGTCGGCATGGGCGGCGTCGTCGCCGGTGCCGCGTTGGGAGCCGTAGGGGGCATGATCGTCGGTGACATGATCGGCGATGCCTTCGAGGGCGACTCCGGTGAGGACTTCGGCGGTTTCGAGGAGTAG
- a CDS encoding TetR/AcrR family transcriptional regulator, which yields MPRGVAIPQVRQQLFAAVERLIAGDGPSRLTGRAVTREAGVATGLLYAHFANFDDFLVGYAIDRTFHISGEVAGLSERAGSGTVAGNLNQAILATPLDTLLALTRLMAIRPDLVAKVETVLGGGTAGLQAVEHAVAGYLAAEQQLGRVAAGADTEALALAVVGVLHHVAVTDGTDSAAETRIRRAMGALFDGFPAITAS from the coding sequence ATGCCGCGCGGAGTAGCCATCCCACAAGTTCGGCAGCAACTCTTCGCTGCCGTCGAGCGGTTGATCGCGGGAGACGGGCCGAGCCGGCTCACCGGCCGGGCCGTGACGCGCGAGGCTGGCGTCGCCACCGGGCTGCTCTACGCACACTTCGCGAACTTCGACGACTTCCTGGTCGGATATGCCATCGACCGGACCTTTCACATCTCCGGCGAGGTGGCCGGCCTCTCGGAGCGCGCGGGGTCCGGCACGGTTGCCGGAAACCTGAACCAGGCCATCCTGGCAACGCCGCTGGACACACTGCTGGCGTTGACCCGGCTGATGGCCATCCGGCCTGACCTGGTGGCAAAGGTCGAGACCGTACTGGGCGGCGGGACCGCCGGCTTGCAAGCGGTCGAGCATGCAGTCGCCGGCTACCTGGCCGCCGAGCAGCAACTCGGACGGGTGGCCGCAGGCGCCGACACGGAGGCCCTGGCCCTGGCGGTGGTCGGCGTGCTGCACCACGTCGCAGTCACCGACGGAACCGACTCGGCGGCAGAGACCCGGATCCGGCGGGCGATGGGCGCACTCTTCGACGGCTTCCCCGCCATCACCGCCTCCTGA
- a CDS encoding FAD-dependent oxidoreductase encodes MKRAVIVGAGIAGLATALRLGQDGWQTVVVERAPARRSSGYLVNLLGPGYDAAERLGLLTALSAHDLGLFTTVLVRADGRPKFTVPSAIAEAALGKRVMSVFRGDLESTLYDAVRDRTEIRFGTTVTSMDQDTGRVRVALSDGTTEDADLLVGADGVHSATRTAVFGSSFRVDLPYVVGAFPLPHPVADVPGSSGTTFIGPGRTAAIVNLGPQRSSAFFTYRCEDPAAELGRGPVDALGVAFGDLGGGVPDAIRHLEKDPAGAYFDTVSQVVMPRWSTGRVALLGDAAWCVTLFAGHGAALALAGADQLGAALQRHDDVPTALTEWETGLRPEATKRQALARRGMLQYAPPSRFHVWMSDLTVRAITLPGVRGLVRRGIDRANR; translated from the coding sequence ATGAAACGTGCAGTGATCGTGGGAGCGGGCATCGCAGGGCTGGCCACCGCACTGCGACTCGGACAAGACGGGTGGCAGACGGTCGTGGTGGAACGCGCCCCGGCCCGACGCAGCAGCGGCTACCTGGTCAACCTGCTCGGACCGGGCTACGACGCCGCCGAGCGCCTCGGCCTGCTCACCGCGCTGTCCGCCCACGACCTCGGTCTGTTCACCACCGTGCTGGTCCGCGCCGACGGACGACCCAAGTTCACCGTGCCGTCCGCCATCGCCGAGGCCGCCCTCGGCAAACGGGTCATGTCGGTGTTCCGCGGCGACCTGGAGTCCACGCTGTACGACGCGGTGCGTGATCGCACCGAGATCCGCTTCGGCACCACCGTCACCTCCATGGACCAGGACACCGGCCGGGTACGGGTGGCGTTGAGCGACGGCACCACGGAAGACGCCGACCTGCTGGTCGGCGCCGACGGAGTGCACTCCGCCACCCGGACGGCCGTGTTCGGCTCCAGCTTCCGGGTCGACCTGCCGTACGTTGTGGGCGCCTTTCCCCTGCCCCATCCGGTGGCAGACGTGCCGGGGTCGTCCGGCACCACGTTCATCGGTCCGGGGCGCACAGCGGCGATCGTCAACCTGGGCCCGCAACGGTCATCGGCGTTCTTCACGTACCGATGCGAGGACCCGGCCGCCGAGCTGGGGCGCGGACCGGTGGACGCGCTCGGCGTGGCGTTCGGGGATCTGGGCGGGGGCGTTCCCGATGCGATTCGCCACCTCGAGAAAGACCCGGCCGGCGCCTACTTCGACACGGTCAGCCAGGTGGTCATGCCGCGCTGGAGCACCGGTCGGGTCGCGCTGCTCGGGGACGCAGCCTGGTGCGTCACGCTCTTCGCCGGACACGGGGCGGCTCTCGCGCTCGCCGGAGCAGACCAACTCGGTGCCGCCCTGCAGCGGCACGACGACGTCCCGACGGCACTGACCGAGTGGGAAACAGGACTGCGCCCGGAAGCCACCAAACGGCAGGCACTCGCCCGCCGCGGAATGCTCCAGTACGCGCCACCCAGCCGGTTCCATGTGTGGATGAGCGACCTGACTGTCCGGGCGATCACGCTCCCAGGTGTTCGCGGTCTCGTCCGGCGCGGCATCGACCGCGCAAACCGCTGA
- a CDS encoding phosphotransferase, with protein sequence MTDLRQARDAAHAIALAALGRDPGPMTTVDSSSHHVYVSSNVVVKIIDAAGHSRLSREIALAPHLPTGVTAPLLDSGRHQLETREVRYACYARMPGATPGMGMPGVDGVTARLLAEEAVQRLHGLHSWTPTADAEQTLGEALDHGGFVSQAALFAEVESLAALDRDGIVPRRLLDGLTAIAERAPAHARVVVPVHADCHWGNWLACDRSVTALLDFEWARFGEPVDDWFFLARFSGPHLETVLDVIAHATTTPLSTLRAQCEVREASYLAADLRIALQRPGAPAQLVADNIRDLEELIVERLWWRQAR encoded by the coding sequence ATGACCGACCTGCGGCAAGCCCGCGACGCAGCCCACGCCATCGCGTTGGCGGCCCTGGGTCGCGACCCCGGCCCGATGACCACCGTCGACAGCAGCTCCCACCACGTCTACGTCAGTTCGAACGTCGTCGTGAAGATCATCGACGCCGCCGGCCACTCGCGGCTGAGCCGGGAGATCGCCCTCGCGCCCCACCTGCCCACCGGTGTCACGGCTCCCCTGCTCGACAGCGGGCGCCACCAACTGGAGACGCGCGAGGTCCGTTACGCCTGCTACGCCCGTATGCCGGGGGCGACTCCCGGCATGGGCATGCCTGGTGTGGACGGGGTGACCGCGCGCCTGTTGGCCGAGGAGGCAGTCCAGCGGCTGCACGGACTGCACAGCTGGACGCCCACGGCTGACGCCGAGCAGACGTTGGGAGAAGCTCTCGACCACGGCGGGTTCGTCAGCCAGGCGGCGCTCTTCGCCGAGGTGGAAAGCCTCGCCGCCCTGGACCGGGACGGAATCGTCCCTCGCCGCCTGCTCGATGGTCTGACGGCGATAGCGGAGCGCGCGCCGGCGCACGCCCGGGTGGTCGTCCCGGTCCACGCGGACTGTCACTGGGGCAACTGGCTCGCCTGTGATCGAAGTGTGACCGCGCTGCTGGATTTCGAGTGGGCTCGCTTCGGCGAACCGGTCGATGACTGGTTCTTCCTGGCCCGGTTCAGTGGCCCGCACCTGGAGACCGTTCTCGACGTCATCGCCCACGCGACAACGACGCCCCTGAGCACCCTCCGGGCGCAGTGCGAGGTTCGCGAGGCGAGCTATCTCGCCGCCGACCTCCGCATCGCGCTCCAACGTCCCGGCGCTCCCGCACAGCTGGTTGCCGACAATATCCGTGATCTCGAGGAACTCATCGTCGAACGCCTCTGGTGGCGCCAAGCCCGGTGA
- a CDS encoding cellulase family glycosylhydrolase: MKKRLSAAGAALLALLVAVLAFGQPARAATGFSVADGKLYDANGSEFIMRGVNHAHTWYQQQTSSFANIKALGANTVRVVLASGQRWAKNDTADVANVISLCKANRLICVLEVHDTTGYGEQSGAATLDQAVDYWLSVSSALAGQEKYVIVNIGNEPYGNQGYGTWATDSANAIKRLRAGGLTHTIMVDAPNWGQDWSFTMRDNAASVFAADPQKNTVFSIHMYGVFDTAAEISDYLGRFRAAKLPIVVGEFGFDHSDGNPDEDTILSYSQANGIGYLGWSWSGNGGGVEYLDMVTNFNPAALTTWGQRLFNGANGIKATAREATVYASTPPTTPPPSTPPPSTPPPTTPPPTTPPPTTPPPGAGCTATYTVVNQWQGGFQGEVKVTAGSAAITGWTTRWTFANGQSVSQSWSTALSSSGSIVTARNADWNGRLGAGASTSFGFIASWNGTNATPAVTCTAS, translated from the coding sequence ATGAAGAAGAGACTCTCCGCCGCCGGTGCGGCCCTGCTCGCGTTGCTGGTCGCCGTGCTGGCGTTCGGTCAGCCCGCACGGGCCGCGACCGGCTTCTCCGTCGCCGACGGCAAGCTCTACGACGCCAACGGCAGCGAGTTCATCATGCGCGGGGTCAACCACGCGCACACCTGGTACCAGCAGCAGACCAGCTCCTTCGCCAACATCAAGGCGCTCGGGGCGAACACGGTCCGGGTGGTGCTGGCCAGCGGCCAACGGTGGGCGAAGAACGACACCGCCGACGTCGCCAACGTCATCTCGCTGTGCAAGGCCAACCGGCTGATCTGCGTGCTGGAGGTGCACGACACCACCGGGTACGGCGAGCAGAGCGGGGCGGCCACCCTGGACCAGGCGGTCGACTACTGGCTCAGCGTCTCCAGCGCCCTCGCCGGCCAGGAGAAGTACGTCATCGTCAACATCGGCAACGAGCCGTACGGCAACCAGGGCTACGGCACCTGGGCGACCGACTCCGCCAACGCGATCAAGCGGCTGCGCGCGGGCGGCCTGACGCACACCATCATGGTCGACGCCCCGAACTGGGGCCAGGACTGGTCGTTCACCATGCGCGACAACGCGGCGTCGGTCTTCGCTGCCGACCCACAGAAGAACACGGTCTTCTCCATCCACATGTACGGCGTCTTCGACACCGCCGCCGAGATCAGTGACTACCTCGGCCGGTTCCGCGCCGCCAAGCTGCCGATCGTGGTGGGTGAGTTCGGCTTCGACCACTCCGACGGCAACCCGGACGAGGACACCATCCTGTCCTACAGCCAGGCCAACGGGATCGGCTACCTGGGCTGGTCGTGGAGCGGCAACGGCGGTGGCGTCGAGTACCTCGACATGGTCACCAACTTCAACCCCGCCGCCCTGACCACGTGGGGCCAGCGCCTCTTCAACGGGGCGAACGGGATCAAGGCCACCGCGAGGGAGGCGACGGTCTACGCCAGTACCCCGCCGACCACGCCGCCGCCCAGCACGCCGCCGCCCAGCACTCCGCCACCGACCACTCCGCCGCCCACGACACCCCCGCCGACCACTCCGCCGCCGGGCGCCGGCTGCACCGCGACGTACACGGTGGTCAACCAGTGGCAGGGTGGCTTCCAGGGTGAGGTCAAGGTGACCGCCGGCTCGGCGGCGATCACCGGCTGGACGACGAGGTGGACGTTTGCCAACGGCCAGTCGGTCAGCCAGTCCTGGAGCACCGCTCTGAGCAGCAGCGGGTCGATTGTCACCGCCCGCAACGCGGACTGGAACGGCCGGCTCGGCGCCGGGGCCAGCACCAGCTTCGGCTTCATCGCCAGCTGGAACGGCACCAACGCCACGCCGGCGGTGACCTGCACCGCGAGCTGA
- a CDS encoding TIGR03557 family F420-dependent LLM class oxidoreductase yields MVKVGYTLMCEQAGPKQLVDYAVRAEAAGFDQLVISDHYYPWLESQGHSPYAWSVLGAVAHATSRAELMSFVTCPIRRYHPAVVAQKASTVGVLSDGRFTLGLGAGENLNEHVVGGWPHVQQRHEMFEEALQIIRPLLDGETLTFSGNHYDVPDAHVWDRPAQPVPMAVAASGRQSVTLAAEYANGLVSTEPDPHIIEMYDEAGGAGQPRYGQVAICYGPDEAECRKIVHDQFRWFGMGWKVNADLPGPESFAAATQFVREEDVAEGISCGPDVDRHVEAFRKFVEAGFTHVALVQVGGDTQPMFLDWAQEQLLPRLREL; encoded by the coding sequence ATGGTCAAGGTCGGCTACACCCTGATGTGCGAGCAGGCCGGTCCCAAGCAACTGGTCGACTACGCGGTACGGGCGGAGGCGGCCGGCTTCGACCAGCTCGTCATCTCCGACCACTACTACCCGTGGCTGGAGTCCCAGGGCCACTCCCCGTACGCCTGGTCGGTGCTCGGCGCGGTCGCGCACGCCACCTCGCGGGCGGAGCTGATGTCCTTCGTCACCTGCCCGATCCGCCGCTACCACCCGGCGGTCGTGGCACAGAAGGCCAGCACCGTCGGGGTGCTCTCGGACGGTCGGTTCACCCTCGGGCTGGGTGCCGGTGAGAACCTCAACGAGCACGTGGTCGGCGGCTGGCCGCACGTGCAGCAGCGGCACGAGATGTTCGAGGAGGCGCTCCAGATCATCCGGCCGCTGCTCGACGGGGAGACGCTGACCTTCTCTGGCAACCACTACGACGTGCCCGACGCCCACGTGTGGGACCGGCCCGCCCAGCCCGTGCCGATGGCTGTCGCCGCCTCCGGCCGCCAGTCGGTCACCCTCGCCGCCGAGTACGCCAACGGCCTCGTCTCCACCGAGCCGGACCCGCACATCATCGAGATGTACGACGAGGCCGGCGGCGCCGGGCAGCCCCGCTACGGTCAGGTGGCCATCTGCTACGGGCCGGACGAGGCCGAGTGCCGCAAGATCGTGCACGACCAGTTCCGCTGGTTCGGGATGGGCTGGAAGGTCAACGCGGACCTGCCCGGGCCGGAGTCGTTCGCCGCCGCCACCCAGTTCGTCCGCGAGGAGGACGTGGCCGAGGGGATCTCCTGCGGGCCCGACGTGGACCGGCACGTCGAGGCGTTCCGGAAGTTCGTCGAGGCCGGCTTCACCCACGTGGCGCTCGTGCAGGTGGGCGGCGACACGCAGCCGATGTTCCTGGACTGGGCGCAGGAACAGCTCCTGCCGAGGCTGCGCGAGCTGTGA
- a CDS encoding endonuclease/exonuclease/phosphatase family protein, which yields MLRAMTWNIRTGGRDRGGADRRDLLVRVVAAERPDLLALQELRGFDSGAVLVDFARQVGMRPHLARSCFGQPVAVLLRPPLRALAATRVRRPFHHAAQRVTVATSAGPLTVLSVHLDPYSGLRRRVEAGWAAAALRRAPGKLGLLAGDLNTLDPLADHSERIARLPAAYRRRHLRRDGRTVETRAVARLLAAGLVDLYAAAHLPNGGTADAGLTAPTRHGGGAEFSGMRLDYLLGTAALAGRLRDCRVLRGGESEYASDHYPVVADLDLHPA from the coding sequence ATGCTGCGGGCGATGACCTGGAACATCAGGACCGGAGGACGGGACCGGGGCGGCGCCGACCGCCGCGACCTGCTGGTCCGGGTCGTCGCCGCCGAACGACCGGACCTGCTGGCCCTTCAGGAGCTGCGGGGTTTCGACTCCGGTGCCGTGCTCGTCGACTTCGCGCGCCAGGTGGGGATGCGTCCCCACCTGGCCCGGTCCTGCTTCGGCCAGCCGGTGGCGGTGCTGCTCCGGCCGCCGCTGCGGGCTCTCGCCGCGACCCGGGTACGCCGGCCGTTCCACCACGCCGCGCAGCGGGTCACCGTGGCGACCAGCGCCGGCCCGCTGACCGTGCTGAGCGTGCACCTCGACCCGTACTCGGGGCTGCGGCGGCGCGTCGAGGCGGGCTGGGCCGCCGCCGCACTGCGCCGCGCACCGGGGAAGCTGGGGCTGCTGGCCGGGGACCTCAACACCCTCGACCCGCTGGCCGACCACTCCGAACGGATCGCCCGGCTGCCGGCCGCGTACCGCCGTCGTCACCTGCGCCGGGACGGGCGGACGGTGGAGACCCGGGCGGTGGCCCGGCTGCTCGCCGCCGGCCTGGTCGACCTGTACGCGGCGGCCCACCTGCCGAACGGCGGCACGGCGGATGCCGGGCTGACCGCGCCCACCCGGCACGGTGGCGGGGCGGAGTTCTCCGGGATGCGGCTGGACTACCTGCTCGGCACGGCGGCGCTCGCCGGCCGGCTGCGGGACTGCCGGGTGCTCCGGGGCGGCGAGAGCGAGTACGCCTCCGACCACTACCCGGTCGTCGCGGATCTGGACCTGCACCCCGCCTGA
- a CDS encoding phosphatase PAP2 family protein, with translation MGAVKEALRRPLGHFTERTLAGLAIVLGAGAGFGVLLVLVRTRWSPLYDVDHGVAAWLNELVAPHGPLVTVLNALTDLGGRAVIVWLVSVAVIGLLIRRQGRLAVFLIVTGVGALVLDPALKTLVDRLRPEVEVPIGTYAGDSFPSGHALGSMVAYGALLLVFLPAMSRRWRKPAIGLVAVVVFLIGLTRIALGVHFVSDVLGAWLLGAAWLGVTAYAFQLWRLERGRPVPALSEGLEPEAAHDVAPAPDEAHLLPHPRAAVFELIVGWVLILGALYGFGMFVSYHAGGTFFATLDTDVPRWFAEHRTPGRDDFSHWWSKVGDTHAILLITLVFCPIVLAVWRRWRPVLFVALTMFGELSLFLASAAAVDRPRPPVGNLDGPMPTSSFPSGHIAATLCVWVAIAVIVFPRTDRWWRWLFVAAAVVMPTGVAVSRMYRGMHHPTDFMGAIILTALWIGLLYWVIRPNEDVREGNQPSIESEDVHTLDDELAKASRSD, from the coding sequence GTGGGCGCGGTCAAAGAGGCGTTGCGACGACCCTTGGGTCACTTCACCGAGCGTACGCTCGCCGGCCTGGCGATCGTGCTCGGTGCCGGGGCCGGTTTCGGGGTGCTCCTCGTGCTGGTCCGGACGCGGTGGTCCCCGCTCTACGACGTCGACCACGGCGTGGCCGCCTGGCTCAACGAGCTGGTCGCCCCGCACGGGCCGCTGGTGACCGTGCTCAACGCGCTCACCGACCTCGGTGGACGGGCAGTCATCGTCTGGCTGGTGTCGGTCGCCGTGATCGGCCTGCTGATCCGCCGGCAGGGCCGGCTCGCGGTCTTCCTGATCGTCACCGGCGTCGGCGCGCTCGTCCTCGACCCGGCGCTCAAGACGCTGGTCGACCGGCTGCGCCCCGAGGTGGAGGTGCCCATCGGCACCTACGCCGGGGACAGCTTCCCCAGCGGGCACGCGCTCGGCTCGATGGTCGCGTACGGGGCGCTGCTGCTGGTCTTCCTGCCGGCCATGTCGCGCCGCTGGCGCAAGCCCGCGATCGGCCTGGTCGCCGTCGTCGTGTTCCTCATCGGCCTGACCCGCATCGCGCTGGGCGTGCACTTCGTCTCGGACGTGCTCGGGGCCTGGCTGCTCGGCGCCGCCTGGCTCGGCGTCACCGCGTACGCCTTTCAGCTCTGGCGGTTGGAGCGCGGCCGTCCGGTCCCGGCATTGAGCGAGGGGCTGGAGCCGGAGGCCGCGCACGACGTGGCGCCCGCCCCCGACGAGGCGCATCTGCTGCCGCACCCCCGGGCCGCCGTGTTCGAACTGATCGTCGGCTGGGTGCTGATCCTCGGCGCGCTCTACGGCTTCGGCATGTTCGTCAGCTACCACGCCGGCGGCACCTTCTTCGCCACCCTGGACACGGACGTGCCGAGGTGGTTCGCCGAGCACCGCACCCCCGGCCGGGACGACTTCAGCCACTGGTGGAGCAAGGTCGGCGACACCCACGCCATCCTGCTCATCACGCTGGTCTTCTGCCCGATCGTGCTCGCCGTGTGGCGGCGCTGGCGGCCGGTGCTCTTCGTGGCGCTTACCATGTTCGGCGAGCTGAGCCTCTTCCTCGCCTCCGCCGCCGCGGTCGACCGGCCGCGACCGCCGGTGGGCAACCTCGACGGGCCGATGCCGACCTCCTCCTTCCCGTCCGGCCACATCGCCGCCACGCTCTGCGTCTGGGTGGCGATCGCGGTCATCGTCTTCCCACGTACCGACCGGTGGTGGCGGTGGCTCTTCGTGGCGGCGGCGGTGGTGATGCCGACCGGCGTGGCGGTCAGCCGGATGTACCGGGGGATGCACCACCCCACCGACTTCATGGGAGCGATCATCCTCACCGCCCTCTGGATCGGGCTGCTCTACTGGGTGATCCGCCCCAACGAGGACGTGCGTGAGGGCAACCAGCCGAGCATCGAGTCCGAGGACGTGCACACCCTCGACGACGAGCTGGCCAAGGCCAGTCGGTCGGACTGA